A genomic region of Anopheles coustani chromosome 3, idAnoCousDA_361_x.2, whole genome shotgun sequence contains the following coding sequences:
- the LOC131259505 gene encoding uncharacterized protein LOC131259505: MFMDDSGIDSGDRLESLLIDELGTFTEGHHVKDTTVSAGKASVDSDAESDIFSKLHDFDVVFEDPHEKLQDPARAAAAVAAAPVPDGAYFPAGRREHPAGRKVLVSDNSTDSFTSSSATSNGGGTPMAAPGTGSVDDGSLVRDHNGTAQLSTCKILQRKLELKVERAKRNYKQMYHDNQESVEREPKISSLIPISRLPIPACRDSHQLVDVNTGFNSDDDLENVSFFPRARKTSGTQARQELSDTFSIQEMTIESDNDDLDFEQCRKLSDSKGYRKILNRSGSGGSAGGGPDDYLDNDTLDEDDDSQNLELLPPKGGYALKERLRRLFCCCRKDDFL, translated from the exons ATGTTTATGGACGACAGTGGCATCGACAGCGGAGACAGGCTGGAGTCGCTGCTGATTGACGAGCTCGGCACCTTCACAGAAGGCCATCACGTGAAGGACACGACGGTAAGTG CTGGCAAGGCTAGCGTCGATTCCGATGCGGAAAGTGACATCTTCTCGAAGCTGCACGACTTCGATGTGGTGTTTGAGGATCCGCACGAAAAGTTGCAGGATCCGGCCCGGGCTGCAGCTGCCGTTGCGGCTGCTCCGGTTCCAGATGGTGCGTACTTCCCCGCCGGACGACGCGAGCATCCCGCGGGGCGGAAGGTTCTCGTGAGCGACAACAGTACCGACTCGTTTACATCCTCTTCGGCGACTTCCAATGGTGGTGGTACTCCGATGGCAGCACCCGGGACGGGCAGTGTGGATGATGGGTCACTGGTGCGTGATCACAATGGCACCGCCCAGCTGAGCACCTGTAAGATTTTGCAGCGCAAGCTGGAGTTGAAGGTGGAACGGGCCAAACGTAACTACAAACAGATGTATCATGATAACCAG GAATCGGTCGAACGGGAACCGAAGATAAGCAGTCTGATACCAATCTCCCGGCTCCCGATTCCTGCCTGCCGGGACAGTCATCAGCTCGTCGATGTGAACACGGGTTTCAACAGCGACGACGACCTTGAGAACGTATCCTTCTTTCCACGGGCACGAAAGACGAGCGGAACGCAGGCCCGGCAGGAACTGTCGGACACCTTCAGCATCCAGGAGATGACGATCGAGTCAGACAACGACGATCTGGACTTTGAGCAATGTCGCAAGCTGTCGGATAGCAAGGGCTACCGGAAGATCCTCAATCGAAGCGGCAGTGGAGGGAGCGCAGGGGGTGGACCGGATGACTATCTGGACAATGACACGCtggacgaagacgacgactcGCAGAACTTGGAGCTACTACCACCGAAGGGTGGATACGCACTGAAGGAGCGATTGCGACGACTGTTTTGTTGCTGCAGGAAGGACGACTTCCTGTGA